Part of the Usitatibacter palustris genome, GATTGCCAATCGCCCGATTGCTCCGGCAAGCCCGGCATGGCGCCCAACCGCTTCTATACCTATGGCGTCGTGGCCCGCCTGGCGCTGCTCGCCGCGGCCTACGAAGTCGAAGCCCTGGTCGAGCGCGCATCCGCCCTCGAGGTGAAGGCAGCGAACGCATGAAGTTCGCGTTCGTGGTCGATCCGCTCGACCACCTGAAGGCCTACAAGGATTCCTCGATCGCGATGATGCGCGAGGCCGCGCGCCGCGGGCACGAAGTGCACGCGTTCGAGGCCCGCGAGATCTTCGTTCGTGCGGGCTCGGTCGTCGCACCCGCGCGCAAGCTCGCGATCTCCAGCGACAACGCCGCCTGGTACCAGGCCGGCGCGCCCGTGGAGGCGCCGCTCGCGTCCTTCGACATCGTGATGATGCGCAAGGACCCGCCCTTCGACCAGGAGTACTACTACGCCACGCTGCTGCTCGAGCGCGCCGAGGCTGAAGGCACGCGGGTCGTGAACCGCCCGGGCGCCCTGCGCGACTGGAACGAGAAGCTCGCGATCCTGCGCTTCCCTCAATTCACGCCGCCCACGCTCATCGCGTCCGATCCGGCGCGGGTGCATGCCTTCATCGACGAGCGGCGCGACACCATCCTCAAGAAGCTCGACGGCATGGGCGGGACGATGATCTTCCGCGTGACCGCCACCGACCCCAACCGCAACGTCATCGTGGAAACCATGACGGAGCTGGGCACGCGCACGATCATGGCGCAGGGCTACATCCCCGAGATCTCGCAGGGCGACAAGCGCGTCCTGGTGATCGGCGGCAAGCCCTTCGGCCATTGCCTCGCGCGCATCCCTCGCGAAGGCGAGACCCGCGGCAACCTCGCGGCCGGCGGCATCGGGCGCGCGCAGCCCC contains:
- the gshB gene encoding glutathione synthase — translated: MKFAFVVDPLDHLKAYKDSSIAMMREAARRGHEVHAFEAREIFVRAGSVVAPARKLAISSDNAAWYQAGAPVEAPLASFDIVMMRKDPPFDQEYYYATLLLERAEAEGTRVVNRPGALRDWNEKLAILRFPQFTPPTLIASDPARVHAFIDERRDTILKKLDGMGGTMIFRVTATDPNRNVIVETMTELGTRTIMAQGYIPEISQGDKRVLVIGGKPFGHCLARIPREGETRGNLAAGGIGRAQPLSKRDREIGETVGRELVKHGITFAGLDIIGDWLTEVNVTSPTCIVEIREQAGKDAAVDLMDALLGA